Proteins co-encoded in one Arachis hypogaea cultivar Tifrunner chromosome 11, arahy.Tifrunner.gnm2.J5K5, whole genome shotgun sequence genomic window:
- the LOC112720166 gene encoding uncharacterized protein — translation MDESESGDIDWENELRNFQNAIATGTKSKRIKAMAMLARYSKHAPEHVLARTIPFLMVILGHNNRSNDSANFSLQMASAYCLKCIACRSDELVTQMGANGAAQLLMNLLPHSDGMFLKVLVKCLLVVVGFCNTSRAVVATGGGLGIIVNKLSSCEDREIRRYLLEILSLLALRRNVRREIVRLDALHYVVEAVGVGSMVSRERACQAIGMFGVTREGRRAVVELGAILPVVELFCSRDHTTKLVAGNTLGVISAYVDCIRSIAQAGAIPLYSELLEGGDPSGKDIAEDAFCVLAVDEANAIEIVGHLVRIMRDGDNEAKSAAANVVWDLSTYNHSIPVVRDSGVIPVLVELLGSGSNDVKENVSGAFSQMSYDRVNRIALSDAGVVPIFIDLLHDDFEELRDNAAEALVNFYEDPLYHDSVSHIIDVPSFRSMQNRLAQLRETNERAPVERMNIDLPAWNSDQIT, via the exons atggATGAAAGTGAAAGTGGTGACATTGATTGGGAAAATGAACTGAGAAATTTTCAGAATGCAATAGCCACAGGGACCAAGTCCAAGAGAATCAAAGCCATGGCAATGCTTGCTCGTTACTCCAAACACGCCCCTGAACATGTATTGGCTCGCACCATACCCTTTCTTATGGTGATCCTTGGCCACAATAACCGTTCAAATGATTCTGCCAATTTCTCTCTTCAAATGGCTTCAGCTTATTGCTTGAAGTGCATAGCTTGCAGGAGTGACGAGTTGGTAACTCAAATGGGTGCAAACGGTGCTGCGCAATTGCTTATGAATTTGTTGCCTCATTCTGATGGGATGTTTCTGAAAGTTCTTGTGAAATGCTTGTTGGTTGTGGTTGGTTTTTGTAACACAAGTAGGGCTGTTGTTGCAACTGGTGGTGGGTTAGGTATCATTGTAAATAAGTTGAGTTCTTGCGAGGATCGGGAAATTCGAAGGTATTTGTTGGAGATTCTGAGTTTGTTGGCGCTACGGCGGAATGTTAGGAGGGAAATAGTTAGGCTTGATGCTCTTCACTATGTTGTGGAGGCTGTTGGTGTTGGTAGTATGGTCTCTAGAGAAAGGGCATGCCAAGCAATTGGGATGTTTGGAGTTACAAGAGAAG GTAGGCGGGCTGTTGTTGAATTGGGTGCAATACTCCCAGTTGTGGAGCTATTTTGCAGCAGAGATCACACCACGAAGCTTGTGGCTGGGAATACTCTTGGTGTGATCTCTGCCTATGTTGATTGCATTAGGTCAATTGCTCAAGCTGGGGCTATCCCCCTTTATTCCGAGCTTCTTGAAGGGGGCGATCCTTCTGGTAAGGACATCGCGGAGGACGCATTTTGCGTGTTGGCTGTTGATGAGGCTAACGCCATCGAAATTGTTGGGCACTTAGTAAGGATTATGAGAGATGGTGATAATGAGGCGAAGTCTGCAGCTGCTAATGTGGTGTGGGATCTATCAACTTACAACCACTCAATACCAGTGGTGCGCGATTCAGGCGTGATTCCGGTACTTGTTGAGCTTTTGGGGAGTGGAAGCAATGACGTAAAGGAGAATGTTTCTGGTGCATTTTCTCAGATGAGCTATGATAGGGTGAATAGAATTGCACTTTCCGATGCTGGGGTGGTTCCAATCTTCATTGACTTGTTGCATGACGATTTTGAGGAACTAAGGGATAATGCAGCTGAGGCTCTTGTCAATTTTTATGAAGATCCATTGTACCATGATAGTGTATCTCATATAATTGATGTTCCTTCATTCAGAAGCATGCAGAATCGGCTGGCTCAACTTCGTGAAACGAATGAGCGTGCTCCTGTAGAAAGAATGAATATTGATCTTCCCGCTTGGAATTCAGATCAAATAACCTAA